AGGTGACAAGACTATAttacaggagaaaagaaaaatgtacaaggAGTATGTATACACACCATTCATTCTCTCACCAAGAGTTTCCAAATATATCAACACCATCCCATCATGGGATGATGTTTTAATAAGAACTGATAATTTACAATTAACATTACAGTATGTACATTACAATAAATACATGGTTGTAAACAGACAAACAAGACTGTATTACAGGTAAGGTCATTTGGTGAGAAAAAATGCAtggcacaaaaaataaataatgcattcaAAAATTATCATAAAGCTTTCTGTAAAATCCATTTCATTcaagtttatttctttccttgtctGCAATTTGTTCTAACTACATTATTTTCTTGTGAATTTTTTAACtgatgtaaaacaaaacaaaattaaaatagcattatCGTGTTAAGTAACTTGCAAGCTGAAATGCACTGGTTTTATGCAAACTtggacatttttttccccatacagTACCCAGATATTGCATTTTCTTAtggcattttagaaaatgtaaaagccaCTTGTAAAAGGATGTTCTTTTTAAAGCAGTGTACATTTCTGAAGCACACTTTGGCAAgacaaaagggagaaagagagagagaaaggcaaggGTAAGCAGATTGTACAGTGCATTAGTCCCTGTCTCTTAGATATTAAGCCTTTTCCACAATTTGATTGTCCATTTGTGGGTATCCTTACAACATGGTACCATTAAGAAccaataaactggaaaaaaaaatcctctctttATTAGTGCAGTTATGAACCCTTTCAGGTCTGGATTTGTTAATGACATAttgctgctttttaattttttttttcattattaagatTCTAGGCACTCTGTGGGGGAAATACCAAATGGAGGGTGGGGAATGAAGATGTTTTGGAAAGAGGAATAAACTCTAGATTCTTGTTGCCTTTCCTTGTAGCTCTCCCTCAGGgagaaatacaatgaaaagagaaacaagttCCCAAATGTTCTTGCGAAACCACTTAAACATTGATCTTTATTTGGAAGATTACTCTCTGATCTTTATAGAGGAAAAAGATTGCAAACCTGGTAATTAATTAGTTGATTCCTGTTGTGCCCTACATAAAAGATCAGAGCTATAAAGACATGATCTTTCTACCAAAGGTTCTAAGCGTAGGTTGGATCTCAGGGGATTAAAATAGGGGCTGTCTTCAGCTTGGGTCATTTTCCTGGCTGATAATTTAGTTACTAgtccccagaaggctccttgagAAGTTCCCAATATAAATGTTTTTCAGGGTTGCAGTTTTTCTCAACTGTTTTAGTTTTCACTTGGTCAGATGCTCCCTTTAGCCTCTATTTCAATTCTTGGATATCAatgtgaaaaattattatttgggCTCCAAACTCTACACAGAGAAGAAGGTAAACATTTTACTTAGAACTGACATGGGAAGAGAAGTCCAAACTAAATGCCCCATGATGCCAACTGCTCTGAGTAGGTAAAAACTTGGAATTAATCTCTAAAATTGCAACACAGTTCCTGGTGTTAAAATTAGCTAAGAGCGATCTCTAATTTTTTATTCAGGCAGAATCTTTTTACTAACCCTCTGGTGCTAGTGGCATCATCTTCTTTCCCTCAGTCTGTTTAAAAGAAGTAGCTCCCCTCTACAAGACATGTTTATGAATCAAGGATAAGTGATAAAGCCATTTCTACACATTATATAGCTGTCCATCAAGAAAGAGTAGTGGCTACACTTAAAACCAACTATCAGAGATATTCCTGATACAATTCTTAATCCCATGGTGAAATCATCAAAACCAAAGAGAATTAGTTGTACTAGTGTTTGCTAATATATACTGTTAATATTCTTAAAAACTGCCTACTTAGccattaactttttttctgtatACCAAGAGTAAAAGCTAGTCATGATACACAACTTCACGGTAGAAATGAATGCTAACCCTAACTTGACTAACTTgactaaccataaccctaacctgcTTCTTTTCATCAATCTGAATGGTGGTGATATATATGATAAGATCCCATCTAACCAACATGGACAGAGGTTCAAACACATGCTAAACAATAAAGCGGCACAaggggaaaaacatttttcatactATAACTGGctgtaaaaacaataaaaatgagcaTGAAATGTGCAGATTATTACAAAGACATGCACTTGTGAAATGCACGTCTACTGACACAGCAAAAAGTTATCAGAAGACACTAAGtaggaaaatatctaaaaaagaCTGACCTATTTTAGCTACTGGATATTTATATATCTCCCACTTGCTTCAGACAACACCAACTGATGACTGAGTTTCCATGAGGCTTAAGACACATTTGACATAACGCACATCAAAGTATTATAGAACAAATATTCACTTGCACACtgcaaagaaaaatgtcagtGGAGAGCAACCCCACTTTTCTGGAAAGAGTGAAACAGAAAGCAAAGTAAACAAAGACTTACAAAAAGGGTTTCCTGCAACATAaagttgtttttctgtttaaaatatggAAGTCATTGGTATATAAAACAATGAATCACTACAAATCAGTTAATTGCTATGAACTATAAGGTGCAAGTAAAATTCGTAAATCAGATTTATCCAGTGTAGCACAGATTTGTACTGAAAACTTGCAAGTTActccttagaaaaaaataaccagtgGCAGATGAAGTTCTgaacatagttttttttaaatataatacctcagtacatttaataataaaagtaagcTCTACAAAAAATCTGTTTTACATATCATACAAAATGTAGAGGTCAGTGCAGCTCACTGAACCACACTATTCAGTCATGTATCAGGAAGActtgaaattagaaaattatgtaatttctgtggctcatcttcctcttccttctggtAACAGATTCATGCTGTGTCCTGTTCTTGATGTGTCTGTTGCTTCACCCAGTAAGTTCACTTTGTGAAATGCTTGCCTTCTTCTGAAAATattgcaaacaaataaaaagaaaagaaaccccaaaTCCAATCAACTTTTGGGCTGCCTGATGAGCCACGTTCCCTCgaaaacattttggaattgaTTTTATCTGCTTCGACAGCTCTACCAAGCtgaaatcttgttaaaatgctgtTCGTGAAGATGTCCACCTTGCTCTGATGACATGGAGGTGAAAAAACTGGTTACAATATTCCTGAGCGCCAGACTGGGTAGTCAAGGTCAGTTTTGTTCAACAAACGTCCTGGCAGATGACAGTGAGGTGTGACCGTGGTTGTGGCATGTGACATGCACTTTGGAAAcaatttttctactaaaaaaaaaataaaaggcatgaaAGTCTTTGCACTGTTACGTGTCAGGAGAGTGATCATCTATCACACAAGCTTCGGGCTggctttcctcttcttcccccactGCCTCCTCTTCAACCTGTTCATCAAGGGGAATCTCAGTAGACTCCGAGTCTTGAGTACAGAGAGTCTTGGAGTCACTGCAGCTAGTGTCTTCTTCCACTTGACTCCCACTGTCCTTTTCCGTGTCTGACTCGCCATCTTCCTCTAAAGTTAGTTCAAACTGGAATTTCTCAGTTTGACCTTGCCGGCCCTCCTCTTGGTCGTCAGGTGCAGGAGAGGGGCTCTGAGGGATTGTGCTCTGGTACCATTCACGATTGTCTTCTAAAGTGTCCAAAATGTCCTGGGCATCGGGATGTACGAGGTCTGCCCATGTCTCCCAGAGAGGATGAACGATATAGTCTATGAAGCCCACCtagttatgaaaaaaaatccaatatgaGTAGAGAACATGGGACTAAGAAACAATGGGAAAGGTTAACTAGATCATGACCCACAAATAGAACACTGAACAGAAGACTGTTAACCTTAGTTTGGCAAAATAATCACTATTTTAGATGAAAGATCACATAAACATATCATTACCAGCTGGTGAAAATTAGCTGTTAGAACTCTTAGCTCAAAAGCATGTTTACAATGTAAAAAAATTTCCAATTGTTTCCATGGTAGGGTTTGGGTCCTGAACCTTATTTTAGAATCGCCAATTTGTAGGTGAATCCAGATAACTGAAATAATGCCATGCACTCTATGTACATGAgtacattaaatgaaatagtcATAATGAATGACTATAATGTCATAAAAACATAGAGATAGATGACTATGAATCTAAGTCATAGGAATGAAAATTTCTTGGATCCTAAATAATAAGGTGAAATCTACCTTGtcaaaaacaaagtaatttaaaaaacccaataaaatacTGTGAGATGTGAATACAAAGTAACCAAATGCTAAAGCTGCATCTCTCGGAAAGCTCTATGCTTCGTGCATTACCTGTGATTTTTCCACGGATGCATTGTGCTTGTCACACATAGGACTTATCTCCATGCCACGCTCCCTCTCCCGGTCTCCTTGGCGGAAGAACTCCTCCATGATCCGGTCCGTCCACTGGCGGTACAGCTGGAGAGGCTTTGTGGGGTTGCTCAGATCGGCACAATGCACCATATTCTGAAGGACCTACAATAGATGGATGCATTCTCTATTCAGCACCtgctcctttttttaaaaactagaaattcaCGTTGGATGACTGTGACACTTAAAAATACATGTAGTGTAAGATTTCTTCTAAACAACTCAACCATGAAGTGTCTGTGTATGGTTCACACTTGTATTAATAGTTCCAAATGATGCCACTTCTACCACATCTAAATATTGTAAGAGAAACTGTTTATGTGCATGGTTGATTAAATTCAGGCCTGCTCAAGTGGCTGGCTTTGTGggatgttagtttttttttttgtaacatatATGCAAATGAAAAGATCAATAGGATTTTTGCCTGGTTAATTTTCAAGAATAAGAATTTGTATGAAAATCCTCCCTTAAATTACTAAAAGCATAATGTgggagacaggagaaataagtGTTATTTATTTCTGAACACAGACATGTgggcacatgcacaggcacacacaaagcTAACTCAAATAATGCTTTACCTGAATCCTATCAGAATAATTATCAAGAAGGAGGACTCCAGAACTTGTCACTTTCTTAGTTTCAACCATAGTTTTCAAATCAGCCAGTAGATTCATGTGTTTTGACATGTCTGTCGCAAGTACCTTAAAAGACAAAGAGTATTTTATGAAGTAAAGCCCAGAGGAGAATGTCAGAATTTGCATATGAAAATATCATGCAGAATATGAGAAGGAACAGAAAACCACTATGCTATCTAATAACAGTGTATGGAAATTCTTTACTCCTTCTTGGAGCAGagtcttttcttctttgctgtcAAGTTTTCTGGAGGCCCAGATAAATGTGTGTAATATACTGAAACATTAGGCACTGACAACCACTTTCATGGTGAAAAATGGGATGATATCTCTATGGATAAGATATCATCACAGGTTCTGaagttcttttccatttcttggaCTAGAAAGTGGTTATTGGACTATGAGGGACTGCTTCAAAAACAGAACATTCTGACTAATTCTCTGCTTCTGACATATTATTCCTGCCTTTGGATGTACAAAGTTTAACAGAGTAAGTTTTTGATAACCAGAGATTTTCTTGCATCTCATAATGACTCTGAATAATATGcatagagaaaagaataaagttaagAGTGGTCTAAATGGCACTGTTTACTGAtggaaaaaggtaaaaacaaatcCATTCGAGCTGTGGCCTATACTCTGTTTTTGTGAGACATCTTTCTCTGTGTGCCATCAGACTTGAGtgactcagaaaataaaatctgaatgaTGAGGGTGAGCTGTCATGATTTAAATCCAACTGCTAGGAGTGGAAAACCTACTAGGAAACATCAGGGCCTGCAGCAGGGGCAGCTTCTACAACATAAAGGACAACAATAGGTTTTGGAATGCAGTTCTTTTGACCTGATACTCATCTcattcttacatttaaaaaaacaaaaacaaacttgcatcaaagttctctctctctctcttttttttttttttttgctttcagctACTTACAATGTCAATGACCATTTTCCTTAACGATTGTCTTTGCTTTTTGGTCAAATTCTGGAAAATGTCACAGTTTTCTTCCTGAAGCAACTTAAAGCCCACAGCTAAATGATGGTTCTCTAAGACAGAGGAGTCATTGTACATCAAGGCAAGTTCGGAGTCTGAAAGAAAGATAAGAGGCAAAAGATCAGTGAAGCTGTTTATTAGAAGTTTATCTTATTCTTCCAATTTTAAGATACTTTGGGTTTAGGATACAATTTCCCCTAACCTTCTCTGCAGCCCTTATCATTACAAGAATAATATGCAGGAGAGAATGTATTGGATAATTTAAGAGCAGAAAGAACAATGGAATCCTGGGAGTGAATTCTAATGCCATGACATGTGGTAGGTCATTTCACTCTGTGGGTCTCAGTCTCCTCTTTTCTAAAGCAGAAGAATTGGACTACATGATTTTTTACCTATCCTCTAAAGTTGCCATAAGCTCAGCAATAGAGGACATTATTACCATCTGCAATGTGCCCAGAGCATGAGGTGTTGTATTCCTGATTACTGTGCAGTACCCACCCTACAATTTATATAATGTAAGGATTATGTGACATAGGATTGTTTGTACTCAGAGAGGGTATAAGAATGGTTTGGAACATATGAACAATATTAATTTGTTCTTGATGCTCTTACTTATTTTCTTGCCCAGTATAGCTCTCAAAGTCTTAGCTTTGTTCATTTGTTCCACTTCCTTTTCCAAGTATCATGGCAGTCACTATATACTGTACATGTATATTGCTCTTTCTGCCCTTGCTCAAGACTTCACACGGAGACAGTGTGTTTAGTTGTTTACATACCCCCTTGTGAAGATGCTCTCGCTCTCTCACTACTGCCCTTGACCTGTGTATTTTAGGCAAGGAGAAATCCTGCCTCTTTCCTAGCTACTGTCAATAGTAGACCCAGATCTATAAggtagtcattaaaaaaaattggtgcTTTATTCTCTTTCTACTAAGTCACTGTAATCACTAAAAGCACATGTATTTGATCTTTTTCTGACTATGCATaggaaatatatttggaaatatatatccttttctaagaaagaaattcTCAGTACTACTCAATGGCTATTTTAAAGCTGctagggaggagaggagagtcTTAAGACATATCTCAATTGGTAAATTGTATGACTTTATCAGAACTATAGAAATAGGAGTTTGCACATCTAAATTTTTGCTCCTGAACTACAGGAACAGAGATGTCTAGAGTATTAGGGAGTAAATGTGTAAGGTATTATTTgttagtttattttaataaagcaacaatgttcattttttttacaaGGCAGTATCTGGTTAAGTTTACAGAGTCGATACAAGTCTCTAATTATAAACCTTTATCTATAGATGGTTAAGCACATagaaatcaaaaatttaaaactatatagaatCTTAGCACATGATATTATTTTGTAGAatcatattaaatgaaaatatattgaaaagaaggTATAATGTTTCCTAACTGCAGAAATGATGCCTAATTAATCTATTAGAATTCTTTTAAAGTGATAAATATGCATGCAGACAAGGGGCATTAGTAAAACTGACTTAGCCTAACAAAAACCCCAATTGGTTTATATTTCCCATGAAGAAAGGTGAAGGAAATTAAGGCTATTGAGCCTGTAGAAGAAGAACAAGATGATAAACTATTACTTCTAGGAAAAGATTGATCTATAGTATGGAAGTTGTAACACGGAGTACAAGTTCTACTCAATGTAAGGATGGCTTTTCATATAGGGCTAGGCCTGTCTTGTAAAGTGGTTATCTCCTGATATTTAAGAAGAGTCCAGATTGGCCAGAAAAGCCATGAAACAATTCCTTATTGGACTGGCAGGTCTCTACAGCCTCTTTAATCTCTGAGGCTGTTACAGGAAGGTGGTAGTAactgctgatttttaaataacaaatgttagcATTAAAGAAACTGACACTCAGGGCAGTCATTTAACTTTCTACTCTTCTTTAAGACTGAAGGCACATGGTCACATTTAAATGGGGAGGTAAGATTCTGCAGCTCCTCCGTAGGTTTTCTCCAAAGATGCTAATACAGTAGGTCTAAGTAGATTCCACGGAGATGCAGGAATGATCAGAAAATTGTCTTTGCAGTTTGGTACAATGCATAGGAACAAAGGGGCAAAGAGATCAGCTTATGTAACATTTTTGTTGAAACCCTCTCATCTTTAAGTCCAGTAAAAGTTACCTCTTTCCTGAAGCTTTTCTTGATTACCACAGACAGAACTGCTCACTTTTTCCTGTAAACTCCTATATTACTTTGTACCGACTTGGCATTTATCACATTGAACCCTATTTGTATTTATCTCCATACAAAATTGTAATGGTCCCTTCCTAAACCCTCCCAATCTACTTAAAGACTTAAACCccaatacaaaattaaaggctATTAATTTAACATGTTTGGTTGTCTGGTTTCTCCTAGGCACTTCAATTCTTTTAACTTACAaagtagaaagagaaacagaatataaTAAAGCATAATATTTAGAGGATTTAGGTATCAGCCATTGTACTAAGTGGTTTATAagcattctctcatttaatcctcatgatttTAGGAACATTCTATTGTTATTGCCagttacaaatgataaaaatgagcCTCAGGGAAGGTAGTATTCATAACTTTGCCAATATCACATAGTTATAAGTGCTGGGGATAATACTTAAAACTAGGTAGTCCCTAGACTACCTATTATTACAAATGCTTTATAGGGATGACAACATTGAAAAGTGAACAATAAACATGAACCAGGAAATGATAAACACAATCCATTCAGTGCCTGGTCCACACTAATAACTATATAAGCTTTTGCTATTTTATTGAGGGACCATGCATACCTTTACAAACCCAAAGCCATCATTTTATTCCATATAAATGACCAATTATGCTCATTTATCAGAACTACCCTGGATCATCAAGAATAAATTATGCTCAACATATGCTAATAATGAAGGCAAGAAGACCACCTTTATTTACGTGTCTCTCTATTCTGAGTTCTTATGgaatgggagggtggagggtgggcaggTATCATCACATAACCGAGAATACATACTTCGTCTGTGTTAATCTTCTCTCcctctgtattagtcagggttttccagagaaatagAAGCAACAGGAGAtgtatgtgagtatgtgtgtttgtgtgtgtgtgtgagagagagagggagagagagagattgattgattgattacaGGAATTGGCTCAGGCAATTATGAAGGCAAAAAAGTGCCACATCTTCAAGctagagaaccaggaaagctggtggcaTAATTCCATCccagtctgaaggcctgagaactgggGGAGTTGGGGAAGGAGGTACAATGGTATAAGTCCTGATCCAAGTCCAAAGGCCAAAAAACCAGGAGTGCTAATGATGGAGGCAAGAGAATATGCATGCCCCAGCTTAAAGAGAAACTGAATATAGATTGGATGGTACCTACCCACTTTGGTAAGGGCAATCTTCTTTaatcagtctaccaattcaaatgctaatctcttccagaaacatcaTCACAGACACAtgcagaaataatgttttaccagctatctgggcatcccttagttTAGTCAAGCTGactcataaaattaaccatcacaagtctGTTCCTTGTTGACGTGGTGCCCATATGCATCTCCTTAAGCcacatttaatttccaaataaagacaataacaagctCATAATTCCAACAAACATGACACAACTATCCCACACACAACTGAAAACACACTATTCCCCTCCCCAAAGGAAGTCAAATTTTTGagtgatgtttacttttatcctgATAATCCCAAAACTTACATATTATGATAAAAAATTTACAATACTTGAGTACTCATATAAAGTCAATACTTCTTATGTTAtacaagggagaaaagaaaacaaagacatttgcTTAAGATACACatgtaaaaacacaaatgaattcataacaaaataaagaggaaatactCATGACAATTATAATCCTCATTTCTGTAACTGGTTATGTGGTGGTAACTAGTATTTACAACTACCTTCTTCTACTACTCATTCTGTATTCACATTACCTTCAGCAAGCACCCCAGCTGGCTGTGGTTCTTTACCTGGTGGAGTGACCCAAACTTTCATTCCTGAAGGGTCTGGGCCATTAGTAGTCCTGCCTGGTTCGGGTTATTGTAGTTTACATTGACCTTAATCACAGGGCATGACAATGCTAAGAGACACCCTAAAGGATCTCCTGTATTCCAGACATGCCCTTCATTACCTCTGTTGCAGCGTAGTGGTCCAATTTCCCCTTGGTATTCAGGATAAATCATTCCAGATAACACTAATCCCCTCTTAGCCAGCTGACTCAGAGGCAATGAGGAGCCCACAAAGGCTGGGCCTTAATTTCAGTTCAGTGGAATCACTGTTGTATCTCCTGGTAGAAGCATTCCTCCCTCTAGAACCAAGACCTCTAGGCCAGCAGAGCATAAAGGTGTAGGGACAGGAAGCAGTATTTTGCTGGAGGGTCACTAGGGGTAATAATGAGTGGTGCCACTCCCATTTCCACTCTTGATTCCTGGAACTGTGAAACAGCACCATATATCAGACACTGATTCAGAGAATACAGAGAACCTTGCCCCAGCCCTGAAAGGCACTGCCATCTAGCTGGTGCTATGACTGAGCTGGTGCTGTACCTGAGTCTTCCTAAGGCTATTCCACCATTTTACCCTGACAGCTGCTTCAGGATGGTGGGGGACACGGTAAGACCAGTGAACTCCATGAGCGTGTGCCTACTGCTACGCTTCTTTGCCAGTGAAGTGAGTGCTTGGTCTGAAGCAATGCCATGCAGATATCATGACAGATAAGGCATTCTGTAGGTCTAGGGAGGGTAGTTTTGGCAGAAACACTGCTGCAGGGAGGGCAAATCCATATGCAGAGTAAGTACCTACTCTAGTAAGAACAAAACTCTGCCCTCTCCAAAATGGAATCCATCCTGCTATCA
The Microcebus murinus isolate Inina chromosome 11, M.murinus_Inina_mat1.0, whole genome shotgun sequence genome window above contains:
- the PDE4D gene encoding 3',5'-cyclic-AMP phosphodiesterase 4D isoform X7; amino-acid sequence: MASNKFKRMLNRELTHLSEMSRSGNQVSEYISNTFLDKQHEVEIPCPTQKEKEKKKRPMSQISGVKKLMHSSSLTNSSIPRFGVKTEQEDVLAKELEDVNKWGLHVFRIAELSGNRPLTVIMHTIFQERDLLKTFKIPVDTLITYLMTLEDHYHADVAYHNNIHAADVVQSTHVLLSTPALEAVFTDLEILAAIFASAIHDVDHPGVSNQFLINTNSELALMYNDSSVLENHHLAVGFKLLQEENCDIFQNLTKKQRQSLRKMVIDIVLATDMSKHMNLLADLKTMVETKKVTSSGVLLLDNYSDRIQVLQNMVHCADLSNPTKPLQLYRQWTDRIMEEFFRQGDRERERGMEISPMCDKHNASVEKSQVGFIDYIVHPLWETWADLVHPDAQDILDTLEDNREWYQSTIPQSPSPAPDDQEEGRQGQTEKFQFELTLEEDGESDTEKDSGSQVEEDTSCSDSKTLCTQDSESTEIPLDEQVEEEAVGEEEESQPEACVIDDHSPDT